One Massilia sp. 9096 genomic window carries:
- a CDS encoding TetR/AcrR family transcriptional regulator has product MTTALVKRGAGGRPPLARKGDVEERLLAAATKLFLAHGYEGTSCDQVAVDARAGKASIYARYANKTALLQAVVDSKLRRLFEIEVDDGGAEAPLRARLVRAGETVIDKVLQPDAIALLRLIVTEAPRLHDAALGVDVVLQRIGVEHIDRAIRPRSSAGFDIGAHADAAAGEAQAAALALVDAALMPGLVRALFGAEPGPLRAHAREALAASVDTMIDAAGLGGRD; this is encoded by the coding sequence ATGACGACGGCCTTGGTCAAACGTGGGGCGGGGGGACGGCCGCCGCTGGCGCGCAAGGGAGATGTGGAAGAGCGGCTATTGGCGGCCGCCACGAAACTGTTCCTGGCGCACGGCTATGAAGGCACGAGCTGCGACCAGGTGGCCGTGGATGCGCGTGCGGGCAAGGCGAGCATTTATGCGCGTTACGCCAACAAGACGGCCTTGCTGCAGGCGGTCGTCGACAGCAAGCTGCGACGCCTGTTCGAGATCGAGGTGGACGACGGCGGCGCGGAGGCACCATTGCGCGCGCGACTGGTGCGCGCCGGCGAAACCGTGATCGACAAGGTGCTGCAGCCGGATGCGATCGCGCTGCTGCGCCTGATCGTGACGGAAGCCCCGCGCTTGCACGACGCCGCCCTCGGTGTGGACGTCGTCCTGCAAAGAATCGGCGTCGAGCATATCGACCGGGCGATCCGCCCGCGTTCGTCCGCAGGCTTCGATATCGGCGCGCACGCCGACGCCGCCGCCGGCGAGGCGCAGGCGGCGGCACTGGCCCTGGTGGATGCCGCCCTGATGCCCGGACTGGTGCGCGCGCTGTTCGGCGCCGAGCCGGGCCCCTTGCGCGCGCACGCGCGCGAGGCGCTGGCGGCATCGGTCGATACCATGATCGACGCAGCCGGCCTGGGCGGCCGCGATTGA